The stretch of DNA CTCGATGTAAAACACCATTAACATGAGTTTCCATTTTATCACCATACCCTATCTGGTTATCATTTTCATCTACTAATATTAGCTGGTTTTCAATCATCCTATTAAAAAATTAAAAGAAAAATACATTTTTAAAAGTTAACAATATAATCTTTTTTACCAAAAATGAAGTTTTCCTAATTTGTTAATTAACTAATAAATATCCAATATTGGTTTCAATAATCAACTTTGTAATATTATATTTGTAGCTATCTAAAAAAAAGCGAACGTTGTGAGTTCAGAATACTTATTTAAAAAGGGTAACATTAATGAGTAATATTTTCAAAACAGTACTATTTATTATTAGTTTAATTTTTCTAAACTCTTGTGTTGATAAAAGAGATTTATCTCAAAATACCGTTATAGCTCACATTTCTTCAAATCCTGACGGGTTGCATCCATTTAACGACAACTCATCAAATAGATCGTATATTTTTCAATATACTCAAAAGACCCTTGTAAAAATGGATTTAAAAACGCTTAAAACTATTCCATTTTTAATTAAAGAAATGCCAATTCCATCAGAGGACGGATTAGAGTACACTTACGAATTAATTGATAATGTTAAATGGGATGATGGTAGTTCTCTAACTGTAGATGATGTTATTTTTACAACTAAAGTCCAATTAGCACCACTTACAAACAATACACAGATAAAAGGTATTTATACTTCAGTAATCGAAAGTGTAAGAAAACATCCTGAAAATCCCAATAAATTTATTGTTAGAACTAAAATTCTCCATGTTGAGAATCTAAACATCTATAGTGAAATATATATCCAACAACAAAAATATTGGGATCCTAAAGGCATTTTGAATGATCTTTCTTTTGAAAATATTCATGACCCAAATTACAAGCCAAATGAAGAAATGGTTAAATGGTTTAACGAATTTAATAGTGGTGATAACAGTTACAAACCTGAAAAACTTGTAGGACTTGGCCCCTACCAAATAACAGAATTTGTTGTAGGGAGTTACATTACTTTAGAAAAGAAAAACAACTGGTATGGAGCAAACTCTTCGGCTATTTACGACAAGGCTTATCCCGATAAAATTATTTTTAAAATTATTTCGGATGATGCCGCTGCATATTTGGCTATTAAAAACCAACAAATAGATGTTTCAACTTATGTTGGTACAACCAAACTATTAAAATTAAAATCACTAGATTACTTTAATAAGAATTACAATGCAGAATTTATGCCAGAATATTCCTATGGATATATTGGATTAAATATGAAACCGGATGGCGTAGAATTCAAACCATTTTTTACTGACGTAAATGTAAGAAGAGCAATGGCTTATCTTGTTCCTGTCGATGAAATAATAAAAGTTATTGTTAAAGGCAAAGCCAATCGTCAAACTTCACATGTTTCTCCACTCCACTCGGTTTACAATAAAGACTTAAAAGAAATTCCTTTAGATATTGAAAAAGCAAAAAAATTACTTGATGAAGCTGGATGGAAAGACACTGATGGGGATAATATTAGAGATAAAGTAATAAATGGTGTAAAACTTAATTTTTCATTTAAACTAAGTTATATGAGTGGAAATGCTTCCACAAAAGAAACTGTTTTAATGATAAAAGAATCTATGTATAAAGCTGGTATTGAGGCTATACCTACTCCAATGGACTTTACTTTATTCTACAAAAATGCTTACGACCATAAATTTGACGCTATGATGGGAGCTTGGGGAGGTTCTGCAGGTTATTCAGATCCTGTTCAAATATGGCATACTGAATCTTGGGCTAATAAAGGTTCCAACTTTACAGGTTTTGGAGATGCAATGAGCGATTCGTTAATATTTGTTGCAAATACTTCTTTAGATAAAGAAAAACACGAAGCTGCAACTAAAGCTTTACAAACAAAAATTTACAACGATCAACCTTACATTTTTCTTTATAGCTACATGAGAAAAATTGCAATTCACAAGCGATTTGATAATGCGAACATGTACAATGAACGACCTGGTGTTATTCTAGGTAATCTTTCGTTAAAACCTGAATTTAGTGGTTCAACATTAAAACCTGAATAACAAAATGATTAAATATTTAATAAAAAGAGTTTTAGTTTTTATTCCCACGTTAATAATCATTTCATTATTAGCGTTTGTTATTAGTATTAATGCTCCTGGAGATCCTGTTGAACGTTTATTAAAATCTGCAAATAAAGAAGGTACAGCCAATGAGCAATCTAACTCCGCTAAAAAGGATAAAGAAGCTATTCGTGCAAAACTTGGTTTGGATTTACCTATCTTTTACTTAAGCTTAAGTACCTTAGCTGATTGCGATACACTATACAAAATTGCTGATAAAGCCCAACAAGACAATCTACTTAAGCTTTCTCGAAAATATGGTAACTGGGAAGCCGTTTCTAACTACTACCACGCCACACTCTCTTTATTAGAAGAATACGACTCGTTAAATGTGGATAAAATTTACATGGATAATACTATTGTTAACTATGTTGAGAACAACGACGGAAAAAACATTACCATTGATACTGTTTATGAATCAAAATACTCGAAAAACGAAATTAACGACGCAAAAAACAACACCAGTTTCGATATTTTAAGTTTACTAGAAACTTATACAGAAGAAACCATTGAATCAAAATTAGTTGCACTTGAAGATGCTTATAAAAAAGCAGCTTATTTAGCACCATTAGCACCAAAATTTGAACTAGTAAAAATTGCCTTTAATAACCTTAAAGCTAATGCTACCAAATGGAAAACCTATGTTCCAAAAATTATTTTTTATGGTAACAATCAATACCACCGTTGGTTGTTTGGTAATGCACCTTGGTTTGCCGAAGCTCAACCAGGGCAACTAAAAGGAGTATTGCGTGGAGATTTTGGTATTTCTTACATCGACAACCAACCTGTCTCAGACAAAATCTGGACTAAATTTAAGGTATCGTTCGTATTCATCTTTTTCTCTATCATCTTCGCTTATTTAGTAAGTATTCCTATTGGAATTTATTCAGCTTACAAAAAAGGCTCTAAATTCGATAGAATATCATCCATTGTATTGTTTGTAATGTATTCCATGCCTTCGTTCTTTATTGGAACATTATTGCTTTATACCTTTGCAAACCCCGATGTATTGGTTTGGTTTCCAGAATCTGGATTTGAAGACCCCTCAACTTTTGATGAGAACTGGGGTATCTTTACCAAAATGGCACATCACTGGCCATACATGGTTTTACCATTAATTGCATACACCTATAGTTCCTTTGCTTTTTTAAGTAGAATAATGCGTGTTGGTATGATTGACGTAATGGGTCAAGATTTTGTTAGAACAGCTCGTGCAAAAGGATTAAACGAAAAAACTGTGGTAATTAAGCATGCTTTACGTAATTCATTATTACCCATCATAACCGTTTTTGCTAACATTTTCCCTGTAGCAATTGGTGGTTCGGTTATTATTGAAGTAATTTTCTCGTTACCGGGTATGGGGTTAGAAACATTTAATGCCATATTAAATTACGATTACCCAATGATTGTTGCCATATTTACTATTTCAGGATTTTTAACTGTAATTGGCTACTTGGTTGCCGATATTTTATACGCAGTTGTTGATCCACGTATTTCTTACAATTAATTAATGATGATGTCAGAAGAAAAAAAAGAAAAAGATTTTTCGTTTAAAAAATATGCTTGGAAGCAGTTTAAAAAGAACAAAGCTGCCATGGTTTCCATGTACATCTTGTTATTTTTAGTTTTTACAGCTTTATCTGCTCACTTTATTGCTAACGACCAACCTCTTTATGCAAAATACAGAGGCAATTCATATTATCCAGCATTTCAAACTTATTTTAATTCAGCTAAAACCGATTCAACCATAAATCCTTTAACAGGAAACTGGGAAAAATTACAATTTGACATTACCGATTGGAAACAATTAGAACTTGAAAGTGTTGTTTGGTGTCCAATCCCCTACTCGCCCGAAAAACCTGATAGATACAACAGAGAATATGTTGCTCCAACCGACCAACAATATTATAAAAACACTAATGGAGAAATTGTTCCTGCTCCAAAAAAATTCCGTCACCACATGGGTACCGATGCTATTGGTCGTGATGTTGCTGCTGGTTTAATACATGGTACAAAAGTTTCGCTTTTAGTAGGTATTTTATCCATGGGTATTGCGGCTTCCATTGGTATTATTTTAGGTGCTTTGGCTGGTTTTTATGGCGATAAAAATTTAATTGCTACTCGTTTCCGTTATTATATGACCATTTTGGGTGTTATTATGGGTTTCTTTTATGCGTTTATTGCAAGAAACATTGCCTTAACAGAAGGTTTTAACGAAGGGATGGGTGCTGGTATTTTAGCTTTATTGGTAAGTATGCTATTGTTTTTTGTGGTAGTATTTATTTTTAATACCATTGGTAGAATCAACTTACCAGGTTTTTTAAACAAGCAAGTAACCGTTCCTGTCGATTCTATTGTATCGAGAGGAATAGAAATTTTAAACTCTATGCCTAACCTATTGTTGATTATTACCATTTCTGCTATTATGAAAGAACGTAGCTTGGTTATTTTAATGGTTATTATTGGTATTACATCATGGACGGGTATAGCCAGATTTACCAGAGCAGAATTTTTAAAAATTAGAGAATTAGAGTTTTTACAAGCTGCAAAAGCTTTGGGTTATTCTGACAGAAGAACCATGCTAAAACACGCTTTACCAAACGGTTTAGCTCCAGTATTTGTTTCTATCGCTTTTGGTATCGCTTCAGCCATTTTGGTAGAAAGCGGTTTATCATTCTTGGGTATTGGTGTGCCCGACGAATCAGTAACATGGGGTTCGTTATTAAGCCTTGGACGACAAGAATTTGAGGCATGGTGGTTGGTAATGTTTCCTGGTATTGCTATATTTATTACCATTACCGTTTACAACCTTATTGGTGAAGGTTTACGTGATGCCTTAGACCCGAAATTGAAACAGTAACTTTAAAAAAAAGTTGTAAAGCCCATAAACAAATTTGTTTATGGGCTTTTTTATATTTGGTTATATTTGAAAATGTATATCAATACCAAAAAGTAACTTATACTTTAAAAAAATCGAATAGGTACAAAAGACACTCATATATACACAATTAAAAAAAACTCATGAAATTAATTACTTCTGTTATTCTATTTCTTTTCACTTTAACAATTCAAGCTCAAGATTCTAATCTTCTTATAAAAAAGGAATTAATTTCTGATTGGTCAAAATATCCAATATTCCCTTATTTAACAGATTCGATAAATGGCAAAACACAATGGAAACCAGAGTACGAATATCTAGACAGCATAGAAGTTTATGGAATAACTTATTTAAGTGATGGACTGAAAATTCGTGGGCTATTGGCAAAACCAAAAAAAATAGGAAAATATCCTTGTGTAATCTATAATAGAGGAGGCAATAGGGAGTTTGGATCGTTAAAAATATATGATGGTGCGCTAACACTAGGACAAATTGCAAAAGAAGGATATGTTGTAATTGCAAGTCAGTATAGAGGAAATGGTGGTAGTGAAGGAAAAGAGGAATTTGGTGGTAACGATATTAATGACATAACTATACTTCCTAAAATTTTAGAAGAGGTAAAAGGAGCTGATATTGAAAAAATTGGAATGTTTGGTTGGAGTCGAGGAGGAATGATGACTTACATAGCTCTTACAAAAACTAATAAAATTAAAACTGCTGTAGTTGGGGGTGCACTCTCAGACCTTTTTAGTAATATAAAAGATAGACCTGAAATAGAATCAAGAGTTTTAGCAGAATTGATTCCAAATTACGATGAACAAAAAGAAGAAGAGTTAAACAAAAGATCTGCAATTAAATGGGTAAATAATTTCCCTAAAAATGTTCCTATACTATTATTACATGGTAATGCTGATTGGCGTGTAAAACCTGATCAAAGTTTAAATTTAGCTACAGAATTCGAAAAATATAGAATTCCATACAGATTAATTATGTTTGAAGGTGGAGATCACGAAATTACTGAGCACAAAAAAGAAGTTGACGAACAAGTTGTAAATTGGTTTGATAAGTATCTAAAAAATAATGAACCTTTACCAAAGATGGAATATCACGGAAGATAAAAAATACTCGATATCTTGATGATTATTTTCATAACCTAACTAGCAAAATGTTTTTTACTTTTTCAAATTAAATGTACCTACATTAAATGTTTTTGTATAAATTTGCAAGATGAAAATAGAGGACGCAATAAAACAAAAAGAATTTAAGTCGGAACACCAAAAGTTGCTTATCAACATTTTGTATACCGCCAACTGGCTGAACAACGAAACCTTGAAAGCCTTAAAACCTTTTGGCTTAAGTCCTCAACAATACAATGTATTACGTATTTTAAAAGGTCAACATCCCAACTCCATTAGCGTAAACAATATCATTGATCGTATGCTCGACAAAAACTCAAACGCTAGTAGATTGGTTGACAAACTAAAACAAAAAGACTTGGTAGAACGTGAGGTTTGCACTAACGACAGACGACAAGTGGACATAAAAATTACTGCTAAAGGTTTAAGCCTTTTGAACGAAATTGGTGAAAAACTTGACGATTTAAATGGTTTCAAACAAAAAACAACAATCGAAGAAGCTAAAAAAATAAATAACCTTTTAGACAACTTGAGAGATTAAAAAAATTTACTAAAAAACATGTATATACATTAAGTGTTAAAACATAAAATATTATGGCAATAACAATATTTAATAAAAACGAACAAGCTTTTGGTTCGTTTAACAACGGAGCAATTTTAGAAAATAAGCCCATTGGTTTTCCTCAAGATGGAGGTTCGTTAAAATCGTATTCTAACCTGTTTTATTGGGCAAATGCTTGGAGCGATAACGGTGGTTTAATTGGCGAACATCCCCACAAATGGTTCGAAATTTTATCGTTTGTAATTGAAGGCGAAATAGAGCACTACGACAACAAATACCAACGTTGGTTAAAACTATCAAAAGGCGATGTACAAATTATTCGAGCAGGAAATGGAATAACTCATGCCGAAAAAATAATGCCCAACTCCAGAATGTTTCAAATTTGGTTCGACCCTAACATTACAAAAACGCAATATAAAGAAGCTAGTTACAACGACTACAAAAGCAATGAATTTATTGCTACAAAAACCAACAATTTAACCATTACCAACTATGCTGGAAACGGTGGTGCTGTTCAAATGGATTCAGAAAATGTCATCATCAGCAAAATTGAAGTACCAACAGGCACACACATTTTACCATTAAATAACACATCAGTTTACAGCATTTATGCCTTAAAATCAAATCAGTTAACACTTAATCAGCAATTGATAAACAACGACGACTTTATTAAAATTGAAAATGAAACCGAACTAACCCTATCGGCGGGCAATACTTCAACCTTGTTTGTTATAGAAACGCCAATAACACTTAGTTATTTAACTTACAAAGAAATGGCAAAATTCTAAAAAAAACATTGCGAGTCATCAAGTTTAAATTTAACTTTATAACCAAAATAAAATTATGGAACAACCAAAAAGAGCTGGAGATTCTCCAATAGCAGTAAATTTAGAAGAAGGAAAAAGATACGCATGGTGTACATGTGGATTATCGGCAAAACAACCTTTTTGCGACGGACAACATAAAGGTGGAGAATTTGTTCCTCACGTTTTTACTGCCGAAAAAAATGAAACAAAACATTTTTGTGCTTGTAAAGCAACTAAAAATGGTCCTTTTTGCGATGGTTCACATAAATAACCCTCTATTCTAATTGTTATGATTCAGCGAATACAATCCGTTTTTTTACTCTTGGTGTTTATTTTAGGAGCATTAATGTTTGTGTCTCCCGTTTTAAATTTCAACTCTTATGAGGCATCATTTACCATGAATGCTTACACCACTTTTAATGCATCCGACCACATGGTGGTTTCTAAAAACATTGGTATTGGTGCTATGCAAGGATTAATTGCATTATTAGCCTTAACAACCATTTTTTTATTCAAAAAACGACAACTTCAAATTAAATTGTGTAAACTAAATTTATTACTTATTGCAGTGCAAATAGCAGCATTGGTACTTTACATTGATGTTGCCAAAGAAGCCATTTCCCCTCAAAACCCAGGTGATGTAGTTTTAGGCTTGGCTTTTGGATTTTTTATTCCAATTTTATCCTTTTTGCTAACTTACTTAGCCATTTGGTTTATTAAAAAAGACGAAAAACTAATTCGTTCAGCTGACAGGTTAAGGTAATTGTTGAAGATAAGCCAAAGCATTTGGTCCTTCGTTAAACAGTAAATCAATAATACTCAGGTTTTTCTGAAACCCCAATTTATCGCCAAAAACCTGTATATATGCAGGTTGATTAATTTCATTTAGACTTTTATTTTTGGGCGATATTTCTGTTCTATAATCCAAAACACCATCCGTTTGTTCAATATAACTTGATGATACATTAAACTCACTTGCCGTTTTTAATAACTTCAACATCAATTTCATCAAATCCATGTTAAAATCAATTAACAAATGGTGTTCTTTATCATGATAAAAGGCATAAAACTCATCCTCATAAAACTCAAAATAAGGCGACCTTCTATAAGCAGACTCAATAGATTTCCAATGGTTTTTTTTCCAGTTGTCATCATAAGAAATTTTCACCTCTCTCATCAACTGTTTACTATTTCTTTTATGAATAGGAACCACCAAATCAAGTTTCCCATCAGCGCCCAAAATTGTACAACGATTTCTAAAAGTCTGTTTTACAAAAAACTCATTTACATCTATAACACACTCATTTGCAGTAACCAACCATTTAAAATATACAATTGGAGGTAAATAACTTGAAGAAAAAACGCTTTTGATTATCATTTGATAAAGTTGTAATTTAACGCCCACAAAATTGGTAAGATTTATGTTATAAACCTACAAATATTAAATAGCATTTAATTTATGAAAAAAATTATAGTCTTTTTTCTCTTTTTGGTAACGTGGAATTCTTTGTTTTCGCAAGATCCTAACGAAAACAAACTTCAGGTTTCTGGCGATGTTTCGGAATATTTTAGTAACGAAAAAATGAGTGGTGTAAGTATTAAAGCCATGGAAAATGGTAACTACATCACCAATGTTGTAACCGATGGAAAAGGTAAATACGAGCTGTACATCGATTTCGAAAAAGAAATTACCATTTTGTATGAAAAAGCAGGTTTTGTTGCAAAAAAAATTATTGTTAACACCAAAGGAGTTCATCCTGATAAAAGAAATAAAGTAAACGATTTATTTGTTGAAATGACTTTATTTAAAGAGGACAAGAATCTTGATGTTGCCTTTTTAAATCAACCTATAGGAAGAGCAAGTTACATTCCTCAAAGCAACGAAATTGATTGGGATATGGGGTACACTGGACCCATTGCTCAAAAATTAACTCAAACTTTAGAAACATTTAAAGCTAAAAAAGCACAATTTGAAGCTGAAGAAAAATTAAAAATTCAGCAATACAATGCAGCGATGAAAGATGGCGACAATGCCTTTTTCAAAAAAGATTTTGAAAGTGCAAAAGCTTCGTACCAAAAAGCTGTTGGTATAGACCCAACCAAACCAGAACCCAAAGACAGGCTATTGCTTATTGATACTGCTATAAAAAAGAAAGAAGAAGCTGATAAAGCCGAAGCTGAGGCAAAAGCTAAAGCAGAGGCGGAAGCTAAAGCAAAAGCTGAAGCAGAAGCTGCTGCTAAAAAACAAGAAGAAGAGCGTTTAGCCAAAGAAAAAGCGGAGGCAGAAGCAAAAGCTAAGGCAGAAGCAGAAGCCAAAGCTAAAGCAGAGGCTGAAGCAGCTGCAAAAAAACAAGAGCAAGAACGTTTAGCCAAAGAAAAAGCAGAAGCGGAAGCTAAAGCAAAAGCTGAAGCAGAGGCTAAAGCAAAAGCTGATGCAGAAGCAGCCGCTAAAAAACAAGAAGAAGAGCGTTTAGCCAAAGAAAAAGCCGAAGCTGAAGCCAAAGCTAAAGCAGAGGCGGAAGCTAAAGCTAAAGCAGAAGCCGAAGCTGCTGCGAAAAAGCAAGAAGAAGAACGTTTAGCCAAAGAAAAAGCTGAAGCCGAGGCAAAAGCTAAAGCAGAGGCGGAAGCCAAAGCTAAAGCTGAAGCAGAAGCTGCTGCTAAAAAACAAGAAGAAGAACGTTTAGCCAAAGAAAAGCAGCTGCTAAAAAACAAGAAGCGGAAGCTAAAGCTAAAGCAGAGGCGGAAGCCAAAGCTAAAGCTGAAGCAGAAGCTGCTGCTAAAAAACAAGAAGAAGAACGTTTAGCCAAAGAAAAAGCTGAAGCCGAGGCAAAAGCTAAAGCAGAGGCGGAAGCCAAAGCTAAAGCAGAAGCGGAAGCAGCCGCTAAAAAACAAGAAGAAGAGCGTTTAGCCAAAGAAAAAGCTGAAGCGGAAGCTAAAGCTAAAGCAGAGGCGGAAGCTAAAGCTAAAGCTGAAGCTGAAGCTGCTGCTAAAAAACAAGAAGAAGAGCGTTTAGCTAAAGAAAAAGCCGAAGCGGAAGCTAAAGCTAAAGCAGAAGCGGAAGCCAAAGCTAAAGCAGAAGCAGAAGCTGCTGCTAAAAAACAAGAAGAAGAGCGTTTAGCCAAAGAAAAAGCCGAAGCGGAAGCTAAAGCAAAAGCTGAAGCAGAAGCTAAAGCAAAAGCTGAAGCTGAAGCAGCTGCGAAACGTCAAGAAGAAGAACGTATCGCTAAAGAAAAAGCCGAAGCTGAGGCGAGAGCTAAAGCAGAGGCGGAAGCTAAAGCTAAAGCAGCAGAACAAAAGCAAAAGGAAGAGGAAGAACGACTAGCCAAAGAAAAAGCAGAAGCCGAAGCCAAAAAACAAGCTGAGTTAGAAGCCAAATCGAAAGCTGAACAAGAAGCTGCGGCTAAACGTCAAGAGGAAGAACGACTAGCAAAAGAAAAAGCAGAAGCGGAAGCCAAGAAACAAGCTGAACTGGAAGCCAAATCGAAAGCTGAGCAAGAAGCTGCTGCTAAACGTCAAGAGGAAGAACGACTAGCCAAAGAAAAAGCAGAAGCGGAAGCCAAGAAACAAGCTGAATTAGAAGCTAAATCGAAAGCTGAGCAAGAAGCTGCGGCTAAACGTCAAGAGGAAGAGCGTTTGGCCAAAGAAAAAGCAGAAGCGGAAGCCAAGAAACAAGCTGAACTGGAAGCTAAATCGAAAGCTGAACAAGAAGCTGCTACTAAACGTCAAGAAGAAGAACGACTAGCCAAAGAAAAAGCAGAAGCAGAAGCCAAAAAACAAGCTGAGTTAGAAGCCAAATCGAAAGCTGAGCAAGAAGCTGCGGCTAAACGTCAAGAAGAAGAACGCTTAGCCAAAGAAAAAGCAGAAACTGAAGCTAAAAAAGCAAGGGAAGAGCAACTAGCAAGAGAAAAAGAAATGGAAGAAATCAATGCAAAAATGGCAGAAGCTCAAGTGAAACGAGAAGCAGAACTAAAAGCACTTGAAGAAGCTCAGGCAAAAGCCAAAGCATTAGCTGAGCAAGAGCGTTTAGCAAGAGAAAAAGAAGAACAAGAAAAAGCTAAAGAAATTCAAGAAAATGCAAAAGCATCTGGTTTTACTGTTAAATCATCAGCAAAAGTTGAGACCAATAAAAAAGGGAAATTATCAGATGCTGCAAAACAATTTTCTAAAGGTTCAAAACGTATTAAGTTTTAATAAAACGGTATAAAATTTACAATGAGAACATTCGATATTCCAGATTATTACAAGAGTTCTTTTATTTCTACTATAAAAAATTCACGTAAGGATAGTGATCCTAGAAAAAAAGATTTTACCCCTACCCTATTAGATTTTGGACCAGTTCAATTTATTATTGCTCGTCATTTTGGATTCTGTTATGGTGTTGAAAATGCCATCGAAATAGCTTATAAAGCTGTTGATGAAAATCCTAATAAAAACATTTATTTGTTGAGTCAAATGATTCACAACCCCATTGTAAATGAGGACTTAGAAAAAAAAGGCATTCAATTTATTATGGATACTGAAGGAAATCAGTTTATTCCATGGGAAAATATTACAAAAAATGATATTGTTATTATTCCTGCTTTTGGAACTACTCTTGAAATTGAACATCTATTGCAAGAAAAAGGAATCGAGATTCAAACATACAACACTACTTGTCCTTTTGTTGAACGCGTATGGAAACAATCTGAAAAACTTGGGATAAAAGATTACACCATTGTTATTCATGGAAAACACAATCACGAGGAAACTCGAGCAACATTTTCTCACAGTAACAAAAATGCACATTCAATAGTTATTAAAGACTTATCTGAAGCAAAAAAAATTGAAGATTATATTTTTGGTAATATATCCGAAACAGCATTTTATCAACTATTTGAGGGGAGATTATCTGAAGGGTTTAATCCAACACTCCATTTAAACAAAATTGGTGTGGTTAACCAAACCACTATGCTGGCTACCGAAACCCAAGAAATTGCAGATTATTTAAAAAACAGTATGATAAAAAAGTACGGGTTAGCTCCAATAAAAGAACACTTTGCAGATTCGAGAGATACATTATGCTACGCAACCAACGACAACCAACAAGCAACCATTGGTTTACTCAACGAAGAAGCAGATATTGCCATCGTAGTTGGAGGGTATAACAGTTCAAACACCTCTCATATTGTTGAATTATGTGAGGAAAAATTACCTACTTATTTTATTAACAACTCCAACGAGATAGAAGATAAGAACACTATCAACCATTTTATTTATCACGACAAAAAACGTATTAAGACAACTGATTACTTACCTGATAAAAAATCCCTAAAAATAGTTCTAACCAGTGGCGCTTCATGTCCTGACACCATTGTTGATGCCGTTCTTGACAAAATATTAAGTTTTTACCCTAATTCAAAATCAAAACAAGAAGTTTTATTGAACTTAAACAAATAAGCAATAATATGGGCTTAAAACTGTTTTAACGTTACTTTTTGCTACTTTTGAAATCCTCCAATTTATAACAGTTTTATTGAGTGAGTCTTAAATTTTTTATAAATACCGTCTTTATTTTACTAAGCCTTACGGTGATGTCGCAAAACGTTGCCACCATTAAAGGAGTAATTGTGAATCAAGACAATGAACCTGTTGAGGGTGCAACCATTGCTATTATTGGTAATACCAAAGGAACCGTTTCCAAAAAAGATGGCTCTTTTACCCTCAATATTCCAGCAAATAAGGAAGTAGAGATAGGTATAACATTTATTGGTTATTTCCCTATTATTGAAAACTTTAATCTAGCAGATGGAGAAGTTTTTGAATACAACCCTAAAATAAACAAATCAACTACCAACATCTCTGAATTTGAGCTTAAAGAAGAGAAAGACAGAATCAACACCATGGTTAAAATCCAACCCAATTTAGCTAGTGGTTTCACCAGCTCATCAGGTAGTTTTGAGGCTATTTTAAAAACCTTACCTGGCGTTTCTTCAAACAATGAGTTGAGTTCTCAATATTCGGTTAGAGGTGGGAACTATGATGAAAACCTTATCTATGTGAATGATATTGAAATTTTTAGGCCATTTTTAATTCGTAGCGGACAACAAGAAGGGTTGAGCTTTATCAATTCTGAAATGGTTTCTGACATCTCTTTCTCGGCAGGTGGTTTTGATGCCAAATATGGCGATAAAATGTCGTCGGTTTTAGACATCACTTATAAAGAGCCTGAAGATTTCTCAGGTTCTGCAACCATAAGTTTACAAGGTGCACAAGTAAATGTAGGTGGTGCTAGTAAAAATCATCGGTTTACGTATTTAAACGGAGTTCGATACAAAACCAATCGTTATGTTTTACAAAGTTTAGATACTGATGGTGATTACCAACCATCTTTTT from Flavobacteriales bacterium encodes:
- a CDS encoding ABC transporter permease, translated to MIKYLIKRVLVFIPTLIIISLLAFVISINAPGDPVERLLKSANKEGTANEQSNSAKKDKEAIRAKLGLDLPIFYLSLSTLADCDTLYKIADKAQQDNLLKLSRKYGNWEAVSNYYHATLSLLEEYDSLNVDKIYMDNTIVNYVENNDGKNITIDTVYESKYSKNEINDAKNNTSFDILSLLETYTEETIESKLVALEDAYKKAAYLAPLAPKFELVKIAFNNLKANATKWKTYVPKIIFYGNNQYHRWLFGNAPWFAEAQPGQLKGVLRGDFGISYIDNQPVSDKIWTKFKVSFVFIFFSIIFAYLVSIPIGIYSAYKKGSKFDRISSIVLFVMYSMPSFFIGTLLLYTFANPDVLVWFPESGFEDPSTFDENWGIFTKMAHHWPYMVLPLIAYTYSSFAFLSRIMRVGMIDVMGQDFVRTARAKGLNEKTVVIKHALRNSLLPIITVFANIFPVAIGGSVIIEVIFSLPGMGLETFNAILNYDYPMIVAIFTISGFLTVIGYLVADILYAVVDPRISYN
- a CDS encoding MarR family transcriptional regulator; translation: MKIEDAIKQKEFKSEHQKLLINILYTANWLNNETLKALKPFGLSPQQYNVLRILKGQHPNSISVNNIIDRMLDKNSNASRLVDKLKQKDLVEREVCTNDRRQVDIKITAKGLSLLNEIGEKLDDLNGFKQKTTIEEAKKINNLLDNLRD
- a CDS encoding pirin family protein — protein: MAITIFNKNEQAFGSFNNGAILENKPIGFPQDGGSLKSYSNLFYWANAWSDNGGLIGEHPHKWFEILSFVIEGEIEHYDNKYQRWLKLSKGDVQIIRAGNGITHAEKIMPNSRMFQIWFDPNITKTQYKEASYNDYKSNEFIATKTNNLTITNYAGNGGAVQMDSENVIISKIEVPTGTHILPLNNTSVYSIYALKSNQLTLNQQLINNDDFIKIENETELTLSAGNTSTLFVIETPITLSYLTYKEMAKF
- a CDS encoding DUF4293 domain-containing protein — translated: MIQRIQSVFLLLVFILGALMFVSPVLNFNSYEASFTMNAYTTFNASDHMVVSKNIGIGAMQGLIALLALTTIFLFKKRQLQIKLCKLNLLLIAVQIAALVLYIDVAKEAISPQNPGDVVLGLAFGFFIPILSFLLTYLAIWFIKKDEKLIRSADRLR
- a CDS encoding S9 family peptidase, translating into MKLITSVILFLFTLTIQAQDSNLLIKKELISDWSKYPIFPYLTDSINGKTQWKPEYEYLDSIEVYGITYLSDGLKIRGLLAKPKKIGKYPCVIYNRGGNREFGSLKIYDGALTLGQIAKEGYVVIASQYRGNGGSEGKEEFGGNDINDITILPKILEEVKGADIEKIGMFGWSRGGMMTYIALTKTNKIKTAVVGGALSDLFSNIKDRPEIESRVLAELIPNYDEQKEEELNKRSAIKWVNNFPKNVPILLLHGNADWRVKPDQSLNLATEFEKYRIPYRLIMFEGGDHEITEHKKEVDEQVVNWFDKYLKNNEPLPKMEYHGR
- a CDS encoding ABC transporter permease; this translates as MSEEKKEKDFSFKKYAWKQFKKNKAAMVSMYILLFLVFTALSAHFIANDQPLYAKYRGNSYYPAFQTYFNSAKTDSTINPLTGNWEKLQFDITDWKQLELESVVWCPIPYSPEKPDRYNREYVAPTDQQYYKNTNGEIVPAPKKFRHHMGTDAIGRDVAAGLIHGTKVSLLVGILSMGIAASIGIILGALAGFYGDKNLIATRFRYYMTILGVIMGFFYAFIARNIALTEGFNEGMGAGILALLVSMLLFFVVVFIFNTIGRINLPGFLNKQVTVPVDSIVSRGIEILNSMPNLLLIITISAIMKERSLVILMVIIGITSWTGIARFTRAEFLKIRELEFLQAAKALGYSDRRTMLKHALPNGLAPVFVSIAFGIASAILVESGLSFLGIGVPDESVTWGSLLSLGRQEFEAWWLVMFPGIAIFITITVYNLIGEGLRDALDPKLKQ
- a CDS encoding CDGSH iron-sulfur domain-containing protein; this translates as MEQPKRAGDSPIAVNLEEGKRYAWCTCGLSAKQPFCDGQHKGGEFVPHVFTAEKNETKHFCACKATKNGPFCDGSHK